Below is a window of Wenzhouxiangella sp. XN201 DNA.
CCCGCCCAATCTGCGCAGTTGGGGCTTCCTGCGCCACCGCTGGCCGACCTCTACAAAATCTGGCATGGCTTTGCTGAAGACCGCAGCGACCTACCTGAACGGTTTCGGTCTGCCCGGTGACGGAGGCCGCCCCCGCAACATCGGCGTGCACGAGGCTGCCCACAACTACGGGCGGGCCCACGCGGTGGTTGAGCACCAGGGCGCGAACTCGGTCGGGATCTGCGGCTCGAAGTATAGTCGTTTGGCCTCGAACCTCCATCCCTGGGTCGAGGAGATTCCGGGCGTGGAGAACGAATCGGCCACCGAGGATAAGTGGGAGTTCACCTGGCCGACCATCGGTCCTCTCGGCGCCGGCGTGGACGAGGAGGTCTGGGGCTTCTCGCCCCGAGCCTATGAGAGCGGTTTTGAGCACCTGGCTGTCGTGGATCCCCGCCAAAGCACCGCGCTGATGTCTTATTGCAACGCGCCGGATGCTGGCCAGGATCGCTGGCCGTCGACGTACACCTATCAGCGGCTGCGGGAGGTCCTGGCTAACGCCGGCGAGCCTGCGGGCGCCACGGAAACGGAATCCACGCTTTCCCGCGGAGAGCTCGAAGAGTTCATCCTCGTCTCCGGAAGCGTCGATGCTATCGACGGAACCCTTGTCATCGAGCCCGCCGTCCGTTTGCTCGGCATGGACCAACCTTACGAGGCCGGAGACGTCAGTGTCGCTCTCGTTGACGGCTCCGGGGCCGAGATCGCCTCGCGGAGCGTCGCTCTTCTGCTGGATGGGGATCATGAGAACCTGCAGTTCGGGCTCGGGCCAGAGGACGGTTTTTTCTTCGCCGCCGTCCCCGTTCCCGCGGCCACGGAGCCGGCGGGTCTCGTCGTCACTGATACGACAACTGGCGAGTCTGCTTCTCTTGGCGCCTCGCCCAATCCCCCGACCGTTTCGATCACCTCGCCGGCGCCCGCCTCGACGGCGAGCGGTGCCATCGCGATCGAATGGGACGCGGAAGACGCGGATGGTGACCCCCTAGAAATCACAGTGCTCCTGAGCTACGACGACGGGGCGACCTGGGAAACCCTGGCCATGGGCCTGGAAGGAGGTGCCTCCTTCGACGCCCCGACGCGTTTCCTTGCCGCCAGTCAGACTGCCAGGGTGAGAGTCCTGGTCAGCGACGGCTTCCACACTGCCGAGGCCACCTCCGGGGCCTTCGAGATAGACGCAGGGGCCCCTCATCCGGGGATCACCATGCCCGCCAATGGCGCCACCGTGGTGGCAGGTGCCCCCATGATCCTTCGGGGCGACGCCTGGGATCCCGAGGAAGGTCGCCTCGCCGGCACGGCCCTGGAGTGGAGCTCCGACCGGGACGGCATCCTTGGCACCGGAGAAACGGTTGCACTGGACAACGGCCTCTCCCTCGGTTCCCACCAGATCACCCTCACGGCGACCGACTCCGATGGTCGTACCGGATCGACGACGTCGAGCGTCGTTGCCGGCACCGGATTGGACCTCATCTTTGCCGACGATTTCGAGGTGCACTGAAAAGGTCTGCCTTCCGATCGTATCCCTCGATCCGGGCCACGCCTGCTGACACAAAAAAGCCCATGAAGATCATGGGCTTTTCACGGCCTTTCGGCCTGGGTTCGGTGGTGGGCGATGCTGGGTTCGAACCAGCGACCCCTGCCGTGTGAAGACAGTGCTCTCCCGCTGAGCTAATCGCCCCAAGACCGCGTATTCTAGGCCGCATTGGCGCCGACGGCAACCGCAGTGGCTCGGATGCTGACTGGTGTCGAAGATTGCCAGGCCTCGCTCTTGCCGAGCCGCACAAAGGTCTGGACCCGCTGGGCCGAGATCCCGATTTCGCCCACAGGTTAGCGACAGGTAGCACCTAGGTCAATTGAATCTGGGCCTCAGGGGTGTGACTATTAGGGTTGTGGCTTTCTGTAGCGTATTGGATGCAGTTCCTCCGCACTTCTTTTATTCACTGCAGGTAGAAATCGACTTCAGGATTGAAACTTCGGCCGTATTTAGCGACCGGTGGCCGACACATCGCCCGTTTTGAAATTTACGCGATTGACACCAATCAGCTATTTGAGCAGAATCGGATCACTTGGGAATTTGGGGAGAATCTAGAAGATGAAACCAAGCCGTTCAGTGATGTTGGCTGGCATGGTCGCAGCAACAGTTCTTATTTGCGTCAGCTGCGCCAGTGACATTGGCAGCATGCGTGGATTGTCACCCGTTGACCCCGATTTCGTTCCGGGGCAATTGCATGAGCCAGATCCGCTAACTCGATCTCGGGCAGAAGTTGGCGATGTCATGCTTGAAGCAGGAGAGTTTGATTATCGTCCTCCTTCAAATAAGTACCCGGCAATAACCATTGATCCACAGCCGGAGCTCGAAGTTGAACACAAGCGACATGTTTTTCGATTTCCCCTTAAAGCTGGTCCGTATAAGTTGGTCGCTGAATCAAGCCAGGGAAAGTACTATCGGTACTTAACGCCGTTCGGATCGCGTAAGGCATACGGCGGTCTATTTGTTCCAACGGGACAGGATGTTGCAACTGACTTCTTTTGGTGGTGGTACGCCCGCGACCGCGATGAGGATTTAGTTCCTGCCAATGTCTATTCAGTTCCTCTCCCCAACCCAGTTGAGGTGACCCATACGGAACATCTAGAGCCGCGTGACGGTTCTCGCGGGCGGAGCTCGGGCCCCACAGCAACTCTTACATATGCCGGCGTTGCAGCTGGCGAGATTAGGTTTGTGTACAAGGAATTCACTGAACGAGGCATGGCACGTCCGGCATTTACTCAGGAGGTGATCTTGGACTATAACCCAGGTGAAACGTACGCCTACAAGAGTGCAAGATTCGTTGTTCACGAGGCGGGCACTACTCACATTCTGTATACCTTGCTTGAAGGCTTATAGCTCATTACGACATATGTGGTTACCACTGCTCTTTTAGCCTGAGCTACGTGGAGTAGTTTCCTTTCGGCCGTCTATCGCTGATCGGATTCGATCAGCCGGTAGGCGGCCGGAATCACCACCAGGGTCAGCAAGGTCGCCGCAAGCAGGCCCGAAATGATGGCCCAGGCCATGGGCGGCCACAGCGTCGACTGCGTGAAGGTCAGCGGCAGCAACCCGACGATGGTTGTGGCGGTGGTCAGCAGGATCGGCCGGATGCGTCGGCCCACGGCGCCTGAGACGGCTTGCTCGACGGTCAGCCCGTCCCTTCGGTTGGTCTGGATCACGTCGATGAGCACGATGGCATTGTTGACCACGATCCCGATCAGCGCCACCACGCCCAAGGTGGCGGTAAAGCTGAAGGGCTGGCCGGCCAGGATCAGACCCGGCACCACACCGATGGCCGCCAGCGGCACGGTCAGCAGCACCAGTCCGACCAGACGGAACGAATTGAACTGCCACAGCAGAAAGCCGATCAGCAGCGCCACGCCGATGGGCAGCGAGCTGAATAGTGCACTGTTTGCGGTGCTGGCCTCCGCGGCTGAACCGCCCTGTTCCATTCGGATGCCGGCCGGGAGGTCCAGCGCCTCGAGGCGAGGTTGCAGTTCGCTCACCACCTGGTTGTAGGTCACTTCATCGGTCGTCTCGGCCAGCACCGAAGTGACGCGCTGGAGGTCGCGATGATGGATGACGGCCGGTTCGAGCCCGAGTTCGATCCGCACGAACTGGTCCAGGGGCACCGGGCCAGTGGCGGTGGAAACCTGTAATCCGGCCAGCGCGCGCTCGGGCAGGCTCTCGCCCTCGGGGCTTCGCAGGCGGATGGGCACCGGTTCTCGGCCTGCGCGCCAAGTCGAAATCTGATCACCGAAACTGGCCTGGGTGAGCACATTAGCGAGATCGGAGCGATTGATGCCGTGGCGTATCGCCTCTGCATCGTCGATGGTGAAAGTCAACGTCGGCATGCCGTCGCCGAGCTTGTGGCGCACATCGCGTGCACCGGACGTGGCGCGCATCGCGGCCATGACTTGCCGGCTGGCACGCGCCAGTTCGGCGGCATCTTCGCCGTAGAGCAGCACTTCCACCGGTGCATCCACTGGCGGCCCCTGTCCGAGCCGATGGGCGACGACCTGGGCGTCGGGAATGCGGTTGGGCACGAACCGGTCGACCCAGTTCATGACTTCGGGAAGCTGGGAATCGTCTTCGGTGACGACGACCAGCCGGGCCAGGTGGGGCGAGCGCGGAATTTCAATCAGGTTGTAGTAGAAGCGTGGCCCGCTGAAGCCGGCGAAATGATGAACAGCCCGGACCTGGGGCAGGTTTTCCATGGAAGCGGCCAGATCGCTGGCCTTCAGCGCAGTGTGCTCCAGCCGCGTGCCTTCGGCGAAATACAGGTCGACAATGAGTTGGTTGCGGTCGGTACTGGGAAAGAAGTCGCGTTGCATGAAGCTGCTTATGCTCAGCGCCGCGACGATCAGTAGCGCGGTTGCGCCCATGACCGGCCACGGACGTTGGACCGCCATACGGCCAAGATTCTGACCGACATGTTCAAGCCTTGCGGAGGCTTCGCCGTCACCCGGTCTGAGCAGCACGGCGGCTACGGCGGGTGTGACGATCACGGCGTAGAGATAGCTCACCACCAGTATCAGCATCACCATGGTCGGAATGGCGCGCGTGAAGTCGGCTGTATCGCCGGTTGACAGGAGCAGTGGGGTGAACGCCGCAATCGTGGTACCCGTCGCGGCCGCCAGCGGGCCAGCCAGTTCGGATACTGCGCTCACCGCTGCGCGGCTCCGACGCATGCCACGGTCGAGATGCCACTGCAGGTTTTCGACCATCACGATGGCGTTGTCCACGAGCATGCCGAGGGCAATTACCATGCCGGCGATCGCCATCTGGTGGAGTACGCCACCGCCCAGGGCGTAAATCGCCAAGCCGCTGAGTGTCACAACCGGCAGCAGCGTGGCAACGACCAGGCCCAGCCGCGGGCCCATGGCCAGCAGGAGTACGAGAGCCACGCTGCCGACGCCGATCAGCAGCGACCGGCCCAGTTCCGCCAGGCGCTTTTCCACCCAACGCGGCTGGTAGAACACTTCCCGGATTTCCAGCGGTGCGTATTCTTCGCGTAGCTCGTCGATCACCGCTCGTGCGTTGCGACCGAAGCGCACGGCATTGAGCCGGTTCTCGGGAATGACAATGCCGAGTCCGATCGCGGGCTCGCCGTTGACCCACATGCGTTCGACGGCCGGCTCCTCCGGCCCCAGATCAATGCTGGCGATCTCGCTCAGCTCTACGACTTGCCCGCTGGCGGTACGAATCGGGGTTCTGGCCAGTTCGTCGATGTCCTCGAAATCCGTCAGCGGGCGTACGACCAGGTTGCGGCCGCCGCTGGCCAGCGAGCCGCCGGGTACGACCCGATTGCGCTCGGCGATCTGCCCGGCCAGCGATTCCAGATTGACACCGCTGGCCATCACACTGGCATCGTCCAGTCGAATCACGAGCCGCTCCCCGGGGTCGGCCAGCAGGTCGATGCGTCCGACATCGGGTATGCGGAAAAGGTCGCGGCGTAGTTCGCGGGCAGCGTCGAGCAGTTCGAGCAAATCGTTCGAGCCGGTCACGGCCAGCACAATGCCGTGAGTTTCCATCGAGCGGTCCTCGATGACGGCCGGGCCTGCGCCTTCGGGAAAGCGACGCTCGGCCTGTTCGACAGCCACGCGAATGCGGTCCCAGACAGCGTCGGTGTCGTAAACATGCTGATGCATGCCGACGATCACGTGGGCAAAGCCCAGCCGCGCGGTCCCGCGTATGTCGTTGACGTCCTCGATGCCGGCGATCTCTTCTTCCAGCGGGTCGAGGACCAGTCTCTCGATTTCCGCCGGTTCGGCGCCGGGCCAGGCGACCTGGATGTTGCCGTAGCGGTGAGGAAAGAACGGGTCTTCCTGCCGGTCCATGCTGAACCAGGCAGCCAGGCCGATCAGCGACAGCATCACCACGCCGGCCAGGATCAGGCGCCGGCGGTGCAGGGCGGCTTGCATCAGTTTCATCGCAGTACCCGCACCCGTTCACCGTCCAGCAGCTGGCCGTGCCCGGCGATGACCACCTCGTCGCCGGGTTCAATTTCGCCGGCGACCTGCACTTGGGCGCCGTCGAGTTCGCCGGGAACAACGCTGACCAGCTCAGCCAGCTGGCCGCGGACCCGGAATACGTGGGGCAGGCCGTCGCCGGTATCGATGAGAGCATCGAGGGGTACGGTCAGTTGTTCGCCGTTGGTCCAGGCCAGTTCGACGTGCACAGCCTGGCCGGGTGACCACTCGGGCCAGTCGGTTTCGGGCAGTTCGATCACGGCGGTGGCCGGCTGCCCGGGTGCGGGCAGGCCGATTTCCCGGATTGTTCCGGTCAGCTGCGGCCCGCCGTTGAGTCTGCGCACCAGTGCGGACTGACCCGCGATCAACGATTGCGCCTGGCGGGCCGACAGGTCGACGGCAACCTCGAGACGCTCGGGCGAGCTGATCGATACGATCGTCTGGCCGGGACTGACGAAGTGTCCCGGTTCAACGGGCAGGGCCGCGACGCGGCCCGGGAAGGGTGCCCGGATGGTAGCCTCGGCAAGCTGCTCGCGCGCTTCTTCGAGGCGGGCCTGCGCCTGGCTGCGCGCCTGGCGGGCGGCATTGCGCTGCGCGCGCACCCGATCGAGTTCATCGGTGGAGACCAGATCGCGCTCGTGCAGGTTGGTCAGGCGCTGCGTTTCTCGCTCGAGTTGCTGCAGTTGTTCGTCGAGTTCTCGCACGCGGGCTTCGGCGCCCGATACGCCCGGCATCAGGGACGGGTTGTGCAGGATGGCCAGCGCCTGCCCGGCGCTGACCTTCTCACCGCGTCGGACCAGGCGTTCGGCCAGCTGCCCGCTGTGCAGGAAGGCCAGGTCGGCCCGTTGTACTGCCCGGGTCACACCCGGCAGGCGTAGCCGCACCGGCGGCTTGCCGTCGCTCACGGCAGCTACGCGCACCGGTTGCCCCGACTCGGGCGCCTGCCCCTGGGCGTCCGTTTCGCCGGTGCAAGCGACCATAGCCCCGGCCAATCCGAGGAAAATGATAAGGACCCCGATGTGTCGGGCCTTGCGCAGTAAACTGGCCGGCCGGTCAGTTATTGGCGCGTGAAAAAGGTTGCTGAAACTCATAATCCATTCGCCTTAGTTGCTGTCGGTTTCCGGTCCGGTGGTTCGAGGTGCCAGGCCGTCCATGAAGATCTTGAGGAAATCCTCGAGATACTCGTCGTCGCTGCCGATCCCCTCCCAGTTCTTGTGCTGGGGGCGCACCTCGAACCATTGCGAACAGGCGTGGATGAAGACAGTGACGACGTGGGTGGGGTTGACATCGGCGCGGAGCAGCCCGGCCTCCTGCGCTTCGCGTACGCGCCGGGCGCCAAGCCGGACCAGCTCGGCATCCATCTCGTTGCAGGTGGTATCGCCTTCCAGGTGCATCCAGGTAAAGAGCCGCACGACCTGGGGGTTTTCCTGGAGGAATCGGAAATAGCGGATGACCCCATTCTTGAGGAGTTCCGAGTCGGGAGAATCCGTGCCTTCGAGTTCGGCCTTCTGGCCTTCGTAGTAGCGTGAGAAGGCCGCTTCCTTGACTGCATCCCAGAGCGCTTCCTTGGTGCCGAAATGGTGGTGGATCAGGCTCTTGGTGACGCCCGAGCGCTCGGCGAGTTCACGCATGCTCACGGCCGCGAAGCCCTTGTCCACGAACAGTTCGAAAGCGGCCTTGAGCATGCGGGCGCGAGTGAGGTCCGGATCACGGGTGGCGGAATCGTTCATGCCCGAAGTTTACAATTAACTGGTCGACCGGTCAATTAATTTCGCCTGATCCACTGGGCTCCGTGCCTGTGGCAATTGCGGGATGGACAAATCGAATCCCGGACCGGGTGATTCCCGGGCCCCGGGGCTGCGACCGGCCCCGCCTGTCAGTCGGCCCGGTCGGCCGTGACCAGCCAGGAACCCGACGGCATGACGACCTTGCCGTCATCCAGGTAGTCGGACAGAGCGGCCGACAAGGCCTGCTCGACTTCCTCGCGCCGTTGCTCGGCGATTTCGCCGGCTTCGCGGAAGACCTCCCCGGCCGGGCCGATGGCCAACTGGAATTCGATGGCATTGGCAATCGAGTCGCCGACCGTGACCGGGCCGTCGACCGGCTCGAACGCGATGTTTTCGAAACCGGCGATCTCCAGTTGCTTCTCGACCATCTCCGAGTTGGCCATCGAGAACGGACCCGGCCCGCAGGTGCGGGCATCGTCGCCGGGTTCGGGAAGATACTGCAGCACGACTTCCTTGGGCACGCGCGCCCAGGGATTCTCCTCGATCCGTCGCCAGACGATGAACATCAGCCGGCCTTTGGGCTTGAGGGCCGTGCGGACGTTGCGCATCGCCGCTACCGGATTGCTGAAAAACATCATGCCAAAGCGCGAAAAGACGAAATCGAAGTCGCTCCGGAACGGATAGGACTCGACATCGCCGGCGATGAATTCGATGTTGTCCAGTCCGGCACTCGCCGCGTCCTGTCGACCCTTTTCGAGAAACTGATCGACGCAGTCCATCCCCAGGACATAGCCGTCCGGACCGGTCATTCGGGCAAGCTCAATAGCGGTATCGCCCCAGCCGCAACCGACATCGAGAACCCGGCTGCCCGCAGGCAGGTCCAGTTCTCCGAGTGGCTTGGTGCTGTGGTAGCTCAGCCCGTTCATCAGGATTTCGCGGAAGCGCTCGAACTTGACGGCCAGGGTGTCGTTCCAGAACTCCACGAATTCATTGGCTTCGGTCTGTGCGGCTTGACTCATGCCTCTACGGTCCGTTATGTGTGGTCCTACCCGGTGTAACGAAACCGGCCGCTCTCGCCCGCCACCCGTTTATCCCAGTCGGGCGGGGCGCGTCCGCAGCTCACCTCGGCGGATCGATCTGCCCGCCGATCGAGCTGTTCAGCCGGAACCAGCCGGCGATGCTGGTGCGGTCGGTGTGCGACGGCAGGACTTCGTGCGGGATTTCCTCGCTCATGAACAGCACGAAGGTGCCGGCGCGCGGTTCGACCGTCGCCAGAATCTCGTCGTTGTTCTCGGCATAGATCACCAGCTCCCCGCCGTCGCCGGGTTGCCAGTTGTCGGTCAGGTAGGCGACGGTCGAAACGATCCGGTTGGCCGCACCGCGGAAGCTGTCGTAGTGCGTCTTGTAGTGCCCGCCGGGCGGGTAGTGGGCATAGTGGGCCTCGAACTCGAACAGGCCCAGGAACAGCTCGCGATTGAGTGCCAGGCGCAGCGCCTCCATGCGCTCCAGGAACTCGTGCTGCACAGGTCGTCGGCGGGTCAGCCAGAAAACGCGGTCGCTGCGGATGGCGCGGTCGACGTGGTAGTCACGTTCGCGGCCGATGCCCGCGCGATGCAGGCGGTCTTCGACGATCAGCGTTTCGAGATCGGAACGCAGGCGTTCGACCAGTTGCGCATCGAGGGCGTTTTCGCCGACCCACCAGCCGTCTTCGAGCAGGCCTTGCGCTGCTCGGGCAAATCGGTCGGTATCGACCGGCAGGGCCATGTCAGACCGGGTCGATCTGGAGCGGCGCTTCGCTCAGTTCACCGAGCTGTTCGCGCAGCTGGCCGATGATGTTCTCCCAATGCCGATCTTCGCCGAACCAGGGAAAGGCGGCCGGAAAGGCGGGATCGTCCCAGCGCCGGGCCAGCCAGGTCTGGAAGTAGAGCATGCGCAGGGTGCGCAGGGCCTCGATCAGGTGCAGTTCGCGCGGGTCGAAATCGTGGAACTGGCGATAGCCCTCAAGCAGCCATCCGAACTGCCGTTCGCGCTCCTCGCGACTGC
It encodes the following:
- a CDS encoding efflux RND transporter permease subunit → MKLMQAALHRRRLILAGVVMLSLIGLAAWFSMDRQEDPFFPHRYGNIQVAWPGAEPAEIERLVLDPLEEEIAGIEDVNDIRGTARLGFAHVIVGMHQHVYDTDAVWDRIRVAVEQAERRFPEGAGPAVIEDRSMETHGIVLAVTGSNDLLELLDAARELRRDLFRIPDVGRIDLLADPGERLVIRLDDASVMASGVNLESLAGQIAERNRVVPGGSLASGGRNLVVRPLTDFEDIDELARTPIRTASGQVVELSEIASIDLGPEEPAVERMWVNGEPAIGLGIVIPENRLNAVRFGRNARAVIDELREEYAPLEIREVFYQPRWVEKRLAELGRSLLIGVGSVALVLLLAMGPRLGLVVATLLPVVTLSGLAIYALGGGVLHQMAIAGMVIALGMLVDNAIVMVENLQWHLDRGMRRSRAAVSAVSELAGPLAAATGTTIAAFTPLLLSTGDTADFTRAIPTMVMLILVVSYLYAVIVTPAVAAVLLRPGDGEASARLEHVGQNLGRMAVQRPWPVMGATALLIVAALSISSFMQRDFFPSTDRNQLIVDLYFAEGTRLEHTALKASDLAASMENLPQVRAVHHFAGFSGPRFYYNLIEIPRSPHLARLVVVTEDDSQLPEVMNWVDRFVPNRIPDAQVVAHRLGQGPPVDAPVEVLLYGEDAAELARASRQVMAAMRATSGARDVRHKLGDGMPTLTFTIDDAEAIRHGINRSDLANVLTQASFGDQISTWRAGREPVPIRLRSPEGESLPERALAGLQVSTATGPVPLDQFVRIELGLEPAVIHHRDLQRVTSVLAETTDEVTYNQVVSELQPRLEALDLPAGIRMEQGGSAAEASTANSALFSSLPIGVALLIGFLLWQFNSFRLVGLVLLTVPLAAIGVVPGLILAGQPFSFTATLGVVALIGIVVNNAIVLIDVIQTNRRDGLTVEQAVSGAVGRRIRPILLTTATTIVGLLPLTFTQSTLWPPMAWAIISGLLAATLLTLVVIPAAYRLIESDQR
- a CDS encoding efflux RND transporter periplasmic adaptor subunit — its product is MVACTGETDAQGQAPESGQPVRVAAVSDGKPPVRLRLPGVTRAVQRADLAFLHSGQLAERLVRRGEKVSAGQALAILHNPSLMPGVSGAEARVRELDEQLQQLERETQRLTNLHERDLVSTDELDRVRAQRNAARQARSQAQARLEEAREQLAEATIRAPFPGRVAALPVEPGHFVSPGQTIVSISSPERLEVAVDLSARQAQSLIAGQSALVRRLNGGPQLTGTIREIGLPAPGQPATAVIELPETDWPEWSPGQAVHVELAWTNGEQLTVPLDALIDTGDGLPHVFRVRGQLAELVSVVPGELDGAQVQVAGEIEPGDEVVIAGHGQLLDGERVRVLR
- a CDS encoding TetR/AcrR family transcriptional regulator — its product is MNDSATRDPDLTRARMLKAAFELFVDKGFAAVSMRELAERSGVTKSLIHHHFGTKEALWDAVKEAAFSRYYEGQKAELEGTDSPDSELLKNGVIRYFRFLQENPQVVRLFTWMHLEGDTTCNEMDAELVRLGARRVREAQEAGLLRADVNPTHVVTVFIHACSQWFEVRPQHKNWEGIGSDDEYLEDFLKIFMDGLAPRTTGPETDSN
- a CDS encoding class I SAM-dependent methyltransferase codes for the protein MSQAAQTEANEFVEFWNDTLAVKFERFREILMNGLSYHSTKPLGELDLPAGSRVLDVGCGWGDTAIELARMTGPDGYVLGMDCVDQFLEKGRQDAASAGLDNIEFIAGDVESYPFRSDFDFVFSRFGMMFFSNPVAAMRNVRTALKPKGRLMFIVWRRIEENPWARVPKEVVLQYLPEPGDDARTCGPGPFSMANSEMVEKQLEIAGFENIAFEPVDGPVTVGDSIANAIEFQLAIGPAGEVFREAGEIAEQRREEVEQALSAALSDYLDDGKVVMPSGSWLVTADRAD
- a CDS encoding 2OG-Fe(II) oxygenase, whose product is MALPVDTDRFARAAQGLLEDGWWVGENALDAQLVERLRSDLETLIVEDRLHRAGIGRERDYHVDRAIRSDRVFWLTRRRPVQHEFLERMEALRLALNRELFLGLFEFEAHYAHYPPGGHYKTHYDSFRGAANRIVSTVAYLTDNWQPGDGGELVIYAENNDEILATVEPRAGTFVLFMSEEIPHEVLPSHTDRTSIAGWFRLNSSIGGQIDPPR